The Sneathiella limimaris region CCATTGCCTTGCGGGCGCCAATGATTGCTTTTTTAAGTGCCGGGTTTTCTTGAGCGTTAAAGGCTTCGTCGCCTTCAAGTTCATTACAGGCTTTGATAACCTCATTCAAATGTTTGCTGCAAAGCTTTGAACCTGCAACGAGAGCTGCAACTTTCTGTTCTTCAACGGCTTTCCAGTTTACATATTCCTCGATATCCGGATGATCGATATCCAGGGTTACCATCTTTGCTGCCCGTCGGGTTGTGCCGCCAGATTTAATTGCACCAGCAGCCCGATCGCCGATTTTCAGAAAACTCATGAGCCCGGAAGACTTGCCGCCACCTGAAAGGCTTTCACCTTCACTTCTGATGTTGGAAAAATTTGTACCTGTACCGGATCCATATTTAAAGAGGCGGGCTTCACGGACCCAAAGATCCATGATTCCACCTTCATTTACCAAGTCATCATCGACAGATTGAATGAAACAGGCGTGTGGTTGCGGGTGCTCATAAGAGCTTTTTGATTTCGTTAGCTTACCCGTTTTATAGTCGACATAAGAGTGACCTTGGGCAGGACCATCAATCCCATAAGCCCAGTGGAGCCCTGTGTTGAACCATTGTGGTGAGTTTGGGGCACTCATCTGTTTCGCAAGCATATAGCGCATTTCATCGAAATACGCTTTGGCATCTTCCTCGCGGTCAAAGTATCCGCCTTTCCAGCCCCAATAGGTCCATGTGCCAGCAAGGCGATCGAAGACTTCAGTTGCGGAAGTTTCGCCGCCATAGCGTTCTTCTTCCGGAATATCTTTCAGGGCTTTTTCATCGGCAACTTGGCGGGTGAGCCAGTCGGGGACACCTTTTTCCTTCACAGGCTTCAGGCGGGCAGGGACACCGGCTTTACGGAAGTATTTCTGGGCAATGATATCGCAAGCTACCTGTGACCAATCAGCAGGCACATCAATGTCATCCAATTTAAAGACAACTGATCCATCCGGATTTCGGATTTCACTGGTCGCCTTTCGGAAATTGATCTTTGCGTAAGGTGAAGAGCCTTCATCAGTGTAACGCCGAGAAATACGCATTTGTAACGGTCCTTGATTACCAAAAAATCCCCAAATTTATCGAGGGAAAGTCGCATTTTACCTGGAAAAACTCCCTTGAAACCAGGCGCTCCCAATACCATATGTAGTACGACCTTGCCTCTAAGACACAAGGATCGTGCATAGCCAGACTTCGGAAGTCAATAGCTAGTATAACTACATTTTGTGTGATTTTGTTCCGCTGTGTCCTATATGTCGTGGATTATTGCGGTTTTGTGACTATAGCAATTAACCATGACGTAATTCCAAATTTTTGATTTTTTGTAATCGTGTAAAAATGCCACTCGTTTTCCTGTGGAAGACAGCCCCATTTGGCAGAATCAAACTGCTAAAGTACTGAATAGATTATCAGCGTAAAATGAGCACAGAATTGGGTAATTTTGCGCAAATCTTCTAAAGAAGCTCTGGACTGATCCGGTCTCTAGTGCCATATTCCAGCAAAACTTCAATGATTTCTGACGAAAGTGAAAGTGATGGCAACAGTTGGAACTCGTCTGTTCACCTGGTGGAAAGGTGATCTGGTTGGTGAAGATCAATTTGGCAATAAGTATTATAAAGAAAAAGGGAACCCGACAGGGCCCTTTGGTCGGGAACGTCGTTGGGTGATTTATAAAGGTCGTCCAGAAGCCTCAAAAGTTCCAGCCGCTTGGCATATTTGGTTGCATTACACCACGGACCTGCTGCCCGATCAGCAATCTTTTGAACGCAACACATGGGAAGAAGAGCATTTGCCAAACTTGTCTGGAACGAATATGGCCTATCACCCAGGTGGGTCGGTTGTTGTTTCAGGTGAACGTCAGAAAAGCACTACTGACTACGAAGCCTGGAAGCCTGAATAAGGCTAATGAAATGTCAACTGTCAGACTTAGTTCTGACAAGTTATCCAGTTATCGACATACTGGATTACGGTTTCTGAGGTTATTGCCAAGGCAGATAATGTTTTAAGGGGAACAAAATTGGGAAATAATATCGTTGAAACAATCATTGGCGCTGTTGTTCTGGCTTTCGCAGCCATCTTCCTGATTTTTGCCTATAGAACCGCTGATCTTGGGGGCGGAGGAAATGGCGTTAATCTAACGGCGCGTTTTGACAAGGTAGATGGGTTGACGGTCGGTAGTGATGTTCGAATGAGTGGCATCAAAATCGGGACCGTTACAAGCCAAGAACTGGATAGTCAGACATTCCAGGCAGTTATCGGGATCAGCATCGCAGACAATATTCAATTGCCTGAGGATACCGCTGCCAAAATTTCGTCTGAAAGCCTTTTAGGTGGTAGCTATCTTGAACTGGAGCCTGGCGGGGCAGATGAAGTCCTCGCAAATGGCGATGAGATTACTTATACCCAAAGTGCTGTTAGTCTGATGGATCTTATTGGCCAGGCAATATTCAGCGCATCCAGCGGGGATGACTAGTTCCTTGTTAGTCCAACCAGTAGATTTGCGTAAATTGGTCTTTTTGAGTGGCCTGGCTATCTTGTTGGGCCTTTCCCCAACGACCAGTTCTGCGGAAAATCTGGTTGGCGAGGCTGCCGTTCTTAGAACCTTGGACAAGGTGACGGCCCGAACTCAAGATCTCACTATACCTGTCGGAAGTTCTATCAAGTACGGGACATTGGAAATCACGGTACAAAAATGCCTTAAGCGTCCACCAGAAGAAACTCCTGAGACTTATACTTTTGTAGAAATAGATGAACTCCAACAGGACGAAGATCCCAAAGCCTTGTTTATGGGGTGGATGATGGCCTCAAGCCCAGCTTTAAATGCTCTGGAGCATCCTGTTTATGATGTCTGGGTGATAGATTGCAAAATAGCCTCTGAAGAGCAATCTAAAGGTAGTGAATAAAAATTTGCTGAAACTTTAAGCGCATCGTTCAGTCTGCGATGGTACTCTTCTCGCGAAATTTCGATCGCTCCTAAACTTGCCAAATGATCTGTTAAAAATTGAGTATCCAAAAGCTTGAAGTTGCCTGCTCTTAACCGGGCAACAAGTGCGGTCAGAGCAATTTTGCTGGTGTCTGCCTCTCGTGAAAACATACTTTCGCCGCAAAAAGCTCCGGCAAATGAGACACCATATAATCCACCGACAAGTTTATCTTCTTTCCAAACTTCGACGGAATGTGCATTGCCTCGTTGATGGAGTTCTGTGTAAAGGTCGAGAATGGTTCGATTGATCCAAGTGTTTTTGCGACCACGGGCAGGGGCGGCGCACTCTTTCATGATCTGCCGAAAACAAGTATCAACTGTAATTTTGTAGGGCTCTTGCCGCATTTTTTTTCTGAGGCTTCGCGAAACATGGAAATCCTCGAGTGGAAAAATACCGCGACGTTCTGGATCGACCCAGAATATGTCTGGGTCGTCCCGAGTTTCGGCCATGGGAAATATCCCATGCGTGTAGGCATTCAACAGAATTTCTGGTGTTAAAACCGTCATTTTCCGATCCTGCGTAAGAGAAACAGGTTAGCGTTTCTCTTCGATGAATTGTTCAAGCCAATGAATGTTATAGTCACCGGCTTTAAACTCTTCATTTTCAATAAGTGCCTGATGGAGTGGCAGTGTCGTTTTGATACCACCAACAACAAACTCCTCCAACGCTCGCTTTAACCTCAGCAAGCATTCATCACGATTGGAAGCATGAACGATCAGTTTGGCGATCAAGCTATCGTAATAGGGGGGAACGCTGTAGCCCGCATAAAGCGCAGAATCAACTCGAACACCTAGACCACCAGGTGCATGAAAATCGAGTACAGGGCCAGGTGAGGCTGCAAATGTATTTGGATCCTCTGCCGTAATCCGGCATTCAATGGAATGACCACTGAATGTAATGTCCTCTTGTTTAAGCTCGAGTGGGTGCCCAGCAGCGACCTTGATCTGTTCCCTTACAAGGTCAAGTCCTGTAACCATCTCGGTAACGGGATGCTCAACCTGCAAACGGGTGTTCATTTCAATGAAGTAGAACTGATCGTTTTCGAAAAGAAATTCAATCGTTCCGACGCCTTCATATCCCATTTCACGAACAGCACTTGCGACTGTTTCTCCGATTTCGTCTCGAAGTTCTGGCTTCAAGGCAGGGGAAGGTGTCTCTTCCAGCGCTTTTTGGTGGCGACGTTGTAAGGAACAGTCCCGTTCACCTAGATGAACAACATTACCTTTACCATCAGCAAGGATCTGGATTTCAATGTGCCGCGGAGTACCGAGATATTTTTCGATGTAGACAGCATTATCACCAAACGCCAATTGGCTTTCAGCCCGTGCAGAAGAGTAGGCTTCTGAAATCTTTTCTGCAGATTCGGCAACCTTCATGCCACGCCCACCGCCACCAGCGGAGGCTTTAATAATCACAGGATAGCCAATTTCGGCGGCAATTTTTTGTGCTTCTTCTAGTGATTTAACTTCACCGTCTGAGCCAGGTACGCAAGGAACACCAAATTTTTTCATGGTGTCTTTCGCCGCTATTTTATCACCCATCAAACGAATGTGATCAGCTGATGGACCGATGAACTTGATGCCGTGGGCAGTGACTATATCCACAAATTTAGCATTCTCAGAGAGAAAGCCATAGCCAGGATGTATGGCATCAGCATTGGTAACTTCAGCAGCTGAGATGATTGCGGGCATGTTCAGATAGCTCAAAGTGGAGCTAGCCGGTCCAATGCAAACACTTTCATCAGCAAGACGAACATGCATCGCGTTTGCGTCAGCCTCTGAATGAACAGCGACGGTTCGGATTCCCATTTCGCGGCAGGCCCGATGAATTCGAAGGGCTATCTCTCCGCGATTGGCGATGAGGATCTTTTCAAACATATGATCTAGGCGCTCACTCAATAATGACTAAAGGCTGTCCGAATTCCACTGGCGTGGCATCTTCAACCAAAACATCCAAAACTTTACCGCCTTTTGGAGCGGCGATTGGATTCATTGTTTTCATGGCTTCTACAATCAGCAGTGTCTGGCCTTGTGATACGGAATCGCCGACTTTAATAAAGTTTGCTGCACCGGGTTCCGGTGCCAGATAGGCGGTTCCCACCATCGGAGATTTCACTGCACCTGGATGATTTTCAGCATCGGACGCAGTGGGTGCTGAAACCTCTACGGCTGCTGCTGGTGCACTGACTGGAGCTGCGGCTGTGGCAACCGGTGCGGCAACGGTCGTTGCGGTAACTGCAGAAGTTCCCCGTGATACCCTTAAGCGATGATTTCCAGACTCTACCTCGATCTCACCAAGACCTGTTTCATTCATAATCTCGGCAAGGTCACGGATAATGTCTTTGTCGATATCAAGTTTACTCATTGTGGTCGACTTTTCTCTATTGTTTAAAGTTGTCAGCAAGCGCCTCAAGGGCAAGTAGATAGCTGGTTACGCCAAATCCACATATCACACCAAGCGCTGCTGGTGATATGTAACTATGGTGCCGGAATGGTTCTCTAGCGAAAGTGTTAGAAAGATGGACTTCCACCGCGGGCAGTCCAACCGCCTTTAACGCATCATGTAACGCAACTGAGGTGTGCGTGAAAGCACCGGCATTTAAAATAATACCATCCTGTTGTCCGTAGGCATGTTGAATAGCATCGATGAGCTCACCTTCATGATTGCTTTGCAGGAAGCTGACTTCCAGACCAAGCTTGGTGGCTTTATCGCGGCAGATCAGTTCAACATCATCAAGCGTCGTAGTCCCATAAATATGAGGCTCACGAACACCGAGCATGTTGAGATTTGGTCCATTTAATATCAGAACAGATTTTTCCATTCAAACCCCTGAACGACTTAAAGTCGGATAGTAGTTGCCCACTTATAAAGAAGTTTTTCCAGATGATAAAGCCGTACGAACTATTATTATGAATAAAGTGTTACAATGGGTATTATCAAAGGTTGCAACGAACTCTTATGAGACCCATAATCCGCCAAGAATTTTCAATTTTATCCACAGTAGAAGCAAGGTAAGTTCCATGCACCTCACCATAAATGGGGAAAATCATCAGTTTGAAGTCGCTTTAACTCTTTCCTCCCTTCTTAAGCAATTGGACTTGGATGGAAGTAAAGTCGCTATTGAGCGAAACTTGGAAATTGTTCCAAAATCCACTTACGATTCTGTCATGCTGGCAGATGGCGATAAACTGGAAATTGTCCATTTTATTGGGGGCGGACACAGTGTCACTGACCCCAATTCAGATGAAAATGACAATTTAATCGTCGCGGGTAGAACCTTAAAATCCAGACTTATTGTGGGAACTGGTAAGTACAAGGATTTTGAAGAAACCAAACTTGCCATCGAAGCTTCGGGTGCGGATATGGTGACCGTGGCGGTACGTAGGGTGAATATTACGGATCGAAATCAGCCAATGCTTGTCGATTATGTGGATCCTAAGAAATATGTGTATTTACCGAATACGGCCTTTTGTTACACGGCCGATGAAGCTTTACGGACGTTACGGCTTGCCCGTGAAGCCGGTGGATGGGATTTGGTGAAACTTGAGGTTTTAGGCCACGAGAAAACACTTTATCCAAATATGGTTGAAACTCTAAAGGCGGCAAGAACCCTCATCGATGAGGGTTTTAAAGTGATGGTTTATTGCTCTGATGACCCGATCATGTGCCAAGAACTAGAGGATATGGGGTGCGTTGCGATCATGCCGCTGGGCGCTCCTATTGGTTCGGGTCTTGGAATCCAAAATCCAGTAGGAATTGGAATTATCAAAGAGCAGGCGAAGGTACCGGTAATTGTGGATGCGGGAGTTGGAACTGCTTCTGATGCGACCATCGCGATGGAACTCGGCTGTGATGGCGTTTTAATGAACACGGCCATTGCCCATTCACCTAACCCCATAACAATGGCTTCAGCGATGAAAGACGCCGTGACAGCGGGCCGGAAATCCTTTCTCGCCGGTCGTATGCCCCGCAAGAGTTATGCGGACCCCAGTTCACCGAGAACTGGGTTGATATAACTTTCTCTAATTGGGTGCCGGGCTTGAAATATGTGTGATGACTCCGGCATCCATTAATTCCTCTGTCGACGGATACCACATTTCATCTGCGCGACTTTGGAACATTTTTTCCAAGAACCAGGATCTAACATTCGCAATGGCGTAAAGATTACGGTCCTGTTCCATTTCAGCTTTTGCATCAAAATTAAGAACGTCGTAGCCGGCGTCGATCCGATACTGATGGAAGCCAAGTTTGGCCCCCGGGTTCAACTTTCGGCTCTTTCCACCAATAAAAACGGTCGTACAGGCAGAACTACATTCAGTTTCAACAAATGTCGCGAGTCCCTTTTCCCGGATCATTTTTGAGATGCCCCGAGCTTCATAAATATTGCCGCCAGGGCTTGTAAGGGCCACCGTGTGCAGATTTGGGTGTCTTTCCAGCAATTTTGCAAATACCTTGGTAACGCCTAATTCAATTGAACCTGTGAATGCGAGGGTATATCCGTCTTCGGAGGGGGTAAACTTATAGCGACTTGCGCGTTCTGCATCTCTTTTGGCTTGCCAAACTTTATCATCAGGCGCCGGTAGCGTCATTTGCCATGCGCCGTAGGCATATGTTGCGGTTAGCCAGAAAGCCAGAATAACACCGACCTGAGCGCCCCAAAAGTTGGCCATAGCCATTGTTCCATTTTCTTTGAGGTAAGCCTCTGCAGATCGAAAAACACCAAGTATCTGCCATGTAAATACAATGCCATGGAATAAAATCATGAGGAAAAGGACTTCGCTCCGGAAGGCTGTATAATCTGCACCTTTAACAGGGCTTAGCCAATCCTGGGTGATAAAGATGAGGGCTCGAAGAAGGATGAAGTTGACCCAGAATGACCATGCGAAACTTTGCCGTCCATACCAATGATCAGCAATATAATTTTTTGTGTGTTGCAGTGGTTTCAGCATAGACATTCCTATGTCTGAATATCTTCTTGTCTAAATTTTGCCTGTGACCTCAAAAGCAGTAATTGCAGGCAAGGCGATCACCATCCGATTAATCCGTTGAAATCATACTTTTTGCGACTTGATCCGCAGACTGATCAAGTTTCATAAGTATTGAGTTAAGGCTCTGTTTTTCTTCCTGACTGAGGATAGATAACAGTTGTTTTTCGTACTCTAGGGCAAGTGGGATAATTCGGATTAACACGTCTTCGCCTTCTGAAGTCAAGAAAAGGGCGAATGATCGTCTGTCTTTTGCGACTGTTTTGCGGATCAGTCGTCCCGCCTTTTCCAGCTTATCGATTGCGCGACTGATATTGACCTTATCAAGCGATGCGAGCTCACCGACTTCTCGGGCAGTTAAACCGGGTTGCTCCCCAAGGATCGCTACAATACGCCATTCATGGATCGAGAGATCAAATTGGTTTGAGTAACTCTCGGCAAGAGTTCGACTAATGATGCCCGAAAGCTTGGTCAGGCGGTAAGGCAGAAAATTCTGTAACTTCAGGGGTGTTGTCTTTGTGGTCATTCCCTATATTCGGTGATTGACTGTAAAAGAACAATCTTTAGTTGGTCGTTGAGTTATTTTTTGTCTCTCTGGCGTTTTGAACCAAACTCATCATCTGTTGAGGTGGAATTGCGCCTGCTGCGATCCGATCTCCGATGACGAAGGCTGGCGTACCAGATATTTCCAGAGCGTTTGCGAGGCTATATGTTTGATTGATTTTCTGACTAATGTCTTCAGATTTCATGTCTTGTTCAAGCTGTGCGACGTTTAAACCAACCTCTTCAGCAATATTCAGGACCTTGGGACCGCTAAGATTGCCTCTGCTTTCCATCAAAGCAATGTGAAATTCCATATACTTTCCTTGGGCAATTGATGCCATTGCGGCGCGACTGGCGAAAACTGATGAATCACCTAGGATGGGGAACTCTTTTAGAACCAAACGCACATTTCCATCAGCTTTGACTACTTGCATTAGATCCGGAAAACTTTTCTTACAGTAACCGCAGCGATAATCAAAAAACTCAACGATGGTGACATCACCATCTGGATTACCTGCTACAAAACTGAAACCGTCATTTTCAAGAGCTTTGCGGTGCAGATCCAACGCTTGTCGTTCTCGATTTTGTTTGGCTTCCGCGTCCGCGAGTTGAAGCTTCTGAATCATTTCCCGGATAATGGTAGGGTTTTCTAGAAGGTATGCGCGTACCTTGTTACCAAACTGTTCATCGTTTCGCGATTTGCCGAGTTGATAGAACTGAGCTCCAGCAAGAGCGATAAGACCTGCAATTAACAGACAAAGCAGAATTAGAACGCGATTGTTTTTGGACATTTAAACCCTAACTGACGTCAAAAGATTTATAACGAATATACGAATGTGAAGGGTAAATCAAAGCACATCCATGTGAGGTGGTTAGCTTTTGTCTTTCAGCAGGTTTTTTGAAATGGCGATAATATCGTCAGCCCTAAGATATCCAGGGGTTCCAACTGGAAAAAGATTTTGTGCCCGCTTTGCATGAAAAGACGCCTTTTGGGCATTACCTAAAAGCATAAATCGCTCAGCTGAGGCTAACGCTAAATTGGCTTCATCTCCAATCCGGCTGTAAGCAGTGGCCAATTGATACCAGGTTCGGCTGTTATTCGGATCATAGGCAAGGGCGGTTTTTAAGGTATCAACCGCTTCCTGGTCTGTTTGTGGTTGATTATTCGCAATCAACGATGTGCCGTAGAGTGTCAGAATTAAGGGCTCATATGGCGCTATTTCAGTTGCTGTCTTTAAAGGCGCGAGGGAGGCCGCAATATTCCCGTTCTCGTAAAGCATTTGCCCCTTTAGCTCATAAAAGTAAGGGTTTGTGGGATTTTCTAAAAGCAAGCTATCAATTTCCTTTAACCCTTTTTCGATATCAGGATGGCGGAAATAGGCAATCGCACGGGCGTAGCGGGCAAACTCACTTTTATCTTCAGGTGGGTATTGTTTAAGCGTTTCACGCAAGTTTTCGGTAAACCCAACCAGTTTTGCCTGAATGAATTTCAACGCACGAATATCTTGAGGGGAATCTGGAACGTCCCGATAGGGTGATTTTTCCACCTGCCTTGCGAGAGCGGCGATCCTTTCATTGTTTATCGGGTGGCTCCGCCAATAGGGATCGACTTTTCCGTAACTTATTTGTTCGTTTTGTTCGAGAATACGAAGGAACTCCATCATACCGCGTCCGGAGGTCCCAGTTCTTTCCAAATATCGCAATGAAGCCTGATCCGCTGAAGATTCCTGCTCCCTGCTATATTTAAGAAAAGATTTTTGGGCGAGGGCCTGAGCGCCCCCAACAACTGCTACACCACCTTCAGCACCACCGGCAATAACAGCTGCAGCTCCCAACAAATAGCCAATGATGGATTTGGTGGTTGCATTTTTTAAGGCCTCTTGCGTTCGGGCAAGATGACCGCCAGCAATATGGCCAGTTTCATGGGCGATAATGCCCTTTAGTTGACTTGGACTTTCAACCCTTTCCAACAACCCGGTAAAGAAGAACATTCGCTGACCGCCAGCGACAAACGCATTTATAACCTTGTTATTGATCAGATGAATTGAGACATCATTTGCATTAAGTCCTGCTGCCGTAAAGAGAGGGGTTGCGTAGGACCGCAGGGTATGCTCAATTTCAGCATCCCGGATATAGGAAAGCTTTGGTTGATTAGCTGCAACCGGTTGCGTGAAAAAGGCCGATACCAGAATGACCGACAAAAATGTTGTAAATCGTTTGTTCAACAGTTCATTCCCTTTGTTGAACTTTAAAGTTAAGAAGTGTCATAGCTCTCGTCAATGGAAGGCTCTAACATCTTTACTCGCTGCAGGCTCACTTTTATTTTTGGCGGCTTGCGAAGATAGCTCCACAACCCAACTTGGCGTAATCGGCAGTGTTGAGGGCCCACTTGGGGGAGCAGCGGCTGATGAGCCACGCGCTGTATTGATCGCTGAAGATATTCTGTCAGCCGGAGGAACTGCCGCGGACGCGGCCACGGCACTTTATTTTACCCTTTCTGTAACCTATCCCGTCGCAGGTTCCTTAGGGGGCGGTGGTGAATGTCTTGCCTATAGCAAGCAAAACAACCGGATAGATAATCTGAAGTTTCCCGTTGGTGTTGGAGAGAAGGGGGGTGCCATTGGTATCCCAGGAAATATACGCGGCTTTGCTGCTCTTCATGCGCGCTACGGAAAACTGAGTTGGTCCAGCTTGCTGGCTCCGGCTGAGAAGCTGGCGAACTTCGGCGAAAATATGTCTCGGGCACAGTATATGGCCATGGCTGATGCTGGTCGGGATTTATATCTAGATCGTCAATTGCGAGAGTTATATCTGAGCGAGGACGGTACCCTTAAAAAGGAGGGATCTCGAATTCAGCAAATACGTCTGTCTTCCGTCTTGAGTAATATCCGCTCTAACGGCGGTGCTTTCTTCTATTCAGGTAATCTTGCGAAAGCCTTTATTGAAGAAGCAAATCGGATAGGGGGCGAGCTAACAACCACTGACCTTGTGTATTACAGGCCCGTTTGGCAGCAGGCGAATACATTTGATGTGGATGTTTTGACTGTCGGCACGTCAAACAGTGAATATGGAAAACTGTTTCAAAGTGTTTGGCAAAAAATGTTTCAGGGTAAAGGTTTCTTGCATATTGGAACTGATATTTCCTATGAGAAATTAGCTGAGTCTTCAGCAACTACATTCAAGGACTATGCCCGATATAATCCGTTCGGTGCGGGTGGACAGACCTCTTTCGTAACAGCAGATAATGAGGGTAATGCAGTTGCTTGTGTCGTTGGGCTAGGAAAACCATTCGGTTCAGGAAATGTTGGATCTATATCTGGAATCGTTCTTGCTGAACCTTTAACCGATAAGGATGCGGCCTTTCCAACGACACCAGTTCTCATCATGAACCGCCCCAATAAACTATTGTTTTATGCGGGAGGGGTAACCGGTGGAGCCGCCGGTACATTGAGTTCTGTATACACGGCGCTCAAGGTGGTTGCTGAAAACAAAAGTTTGGATGAAGCGATCAGAGTGCCTCGCTTGTTTACGATGGGGCCAGGGTTACCTCTGCTTTACGAACGTGGCATTGAGCCTGATGTTTTGCAGGATTTGACCAAGGCCCATCCGGTCATGTTGGAAGTCAACAAAATTGGGTCTGTAAACGCCATACATTGTGCTGAAGGAAAACCTGAATTCTGCCAATCGAGTGCAGATCCAAGAGGGTTTGGACTTTCGATAAATCAGCGATAAATAGAAAAGTGTTATTTTCTTAAGGTAGTTGTCTCGTGATTACAGCATCTCGTGCAGATATTTCGCCCTTTTATGCAATGGAAGTCATGAAGGCTGCCAATAAGAGGGAGGCAGAAGGCAAGCAGGTTTTTCACATGGAGGTTGGCCAGCCTGCAACTTCCGCCCCGGCTCCTGTTATGGAAGCTGCTAAGAAAGCGCTTGATACTCGACCTATTGGATACACTGAGGCCCTGGGAATTCCAGAATTGAGAGAGGCTATCGCTGGTCACTATCAGAATATGTATGATCTTGACCTTCCGGCAGATCGGATCGTCGTTACAACGGGATCTTCCGCTGGTTTCTTGCTCAGCTTCTTATCCATGTTTAACGCAGGGGATCGGGTTGCCTTGGCGGAACCCGGCTATCCAGCCTACCGCAACATTATGAAGGCGGTTGATTTGAATGCCGTTGGTATTTCTTGTGGTCCAGATACAAACTTCCAGCCCTCTCCGGAATTGTTGGCATCCTTCAGAGATCAATTAGACGGACTGTTAGTTGCCAGTCCTTCAAACCCAACCGGGACTATGCTGACGCCAACGGCATTGAAAGATTTGGTAGATTATTGCAAATCCGAGAAGATTGCCTTTATCTCTGATGAGATTTACCACGGGCTTACATATGGGCAAAAAGCGGTTTCCGCTTTGTCTTACAGCTCGGATGCCGTGATCATAAACTCCTTTTCTAAATATTTTTCGATGACCGGTTGGCGGCTTGGGTGGATGGTAGTGCCCGAAACATTATTGAAACCCATCGAAAAGCTAACGCAAAGTTTGTATATTTCAGCACCTGCAATTAGCCAGTATGCGGCGGTAGAAGCCTTTAATTGTGAAGACGAGCTTGAAGGTTTTATCGGAAATTATGCCCGCAACAGGGATCTGCTTTTAACTGAATTTCCAAAACTAGGTTTAGATAAGCTAGCAGCGGCTGATGGGGCGTTTTACATCTATGCTGATGTCAGCCACCTGACAGATGACAGTATGAAGTTCTGTCAGGAGATGTTGGACGTTACTGGAGTTGCTGCGACCCCGGGAATTGATTTTGATCCCAATCTTGGACACAAATTTGTGCGATTTTCTTTCGCTGGCTCATTTGAAGATATGCGAGGCGCTGTTTATGCCTTGAAAAGCTGGTTATAAAAAAAGGGAGTGAATTTCACTCCCTT contains the following coding sequences:
- a CDS encoding DsbA family protein, with protein sequence MSKNNRVLILLCLLIAGLIALAGAQFYQLGKSRNDEQFGNKVRAYLLENPTIIREMIQKLQLADAEAKQNRERQALDLHRKALENDGFSFVAGNPDGDVTIVEFFDYRCGYCKKSFPDLMQVVKADGNVRLVLKEFPILGDSSVFASRAAMASIAQGKYMEFHIALMESRGNLSGPKVLNIAEEVGLNVAQLEQDMKSEDISQKINQTYSLANALEISGTPAFVIGDRIAAGAIPPQQMMSLVQNARETKNNSTTN
- a CDS encoding M48 family metalloprotease, with the translated sequence MNKRFTTFLSVILVSAFFTQPVAANQPKLSYIRDAEIEHTLRSYATPLFTAAGLNANDVSIHLINNKVINAFVAGGQRMFFFTGLLERVESPSQLKGIIAHETGHIAGGHLARTQEALKNATTKSIIGYLLGAAAVIAGGAEGGVAVVGGAQALAQKSFLKYSREQESSADQASLRYLERTGTSGRGMMEFLRILEQNEQISYGKVDPYWRSHPINNERIAALARQVEKSPYRDVPDSPQDIRALKFIQAKLVGFTENLRETLKQYPPEDKSEFARYARAIAYFRHPDIEKGLKEIDSLLLENPTNPYFYELKGQMLYENGNIAASLAPLKTATEIAPYEPLILTLYGTSLIANNQPQTDQEAVDTLKTALAYDPNNSRTWYQLATAYSRIGDEANLALASAERFMLLGNAQKASFHAKRAQNLFPVGTPGYLRADDIIAISKNLLKDKS
- a CDS encoding aminotransferase class I/II-fold pyridoxal phosphate-dependent enzyme gives rise to the protein MITASRADISPFYAMEVMKAANKREAEGKQVFHMEVGQPATSAPAPVMEAAKKALDTRPIGYTEALGIPELREAIAGHYQNMYDLDLPADRIVVTTGSSAGFLLSFLSMFNAGDRVALAEPGYPAYRNIMKAVDLNAVGISCGPDTNFQPSPELLASFRDQLDGLLVASPSNPTGTMLTPTALKDLVDYCKSEKIAFISDEIYHGLTYGQKAVSALSYSSDAVIINSFSKYFSMTGWRLGWMVVPETLLKPIEKLTQSLYISAPAISQYAAVEAFNCEDELEGFIGNYARNRDLLLTEFPKLGLDKLAAADGAFYIYADVSHLTDDSMKFCQEMLDVTGVAATPGIDFDPNLGHKFVRFSFAGSFEDMRGAVYALKSWL
- a CDS encoding gamma-glutamyltransferase, encoding MTDKNVVNRLFNSSFPLLNFKVKKCHSSRQWKALTSLLAAGSLLFLAACEDSSTTQLGVIGSVEGPLGGAAADEPRAVLIAEDILSAGGTAADAATALYFTLSVTYPVAGSLGGGGECLAYSKQNNRIDNLKFPVGVGEKGGAIGIPGNIRGFAALHARYGKLSWSSLLAPAEKLANFGENMSRAQYMAMADAGRDLYLDRQLRELYLSEDGTLKKEGSRIQQIRLSSVLSNIRSNGGAFFYSGNLAKAFIEEANRIGGELTTTDLVYYRPVWQQANTFDVDVLTVGTSNSEYGKLFQSVWQKMFQGKGFLHIGTDISYEKLAESSATTFKDYARYNPFGAGGQTSFVTADNEGNAVACVVGLGKPFGSGNVGSISGIVLAEPLTDKDAAFPTTPVLIMNRPNKLLFYAGGVTGGAAGTLSSVYTALKVVAENKSLDEAIRVPRLFTMGPGLPLLYERGIEPDVLQDLTKAHPVMLEVNKIGSVNAIHCAEGKPEFCQSSADPRGFGLSINQR